A genome region from Hevea brasiliensis isolate MT/VB/25A 57/8 chromosome 7, ASM3005281v1, whole genome shotgun sequence includes the following:
- the LOC110659473 gene encoding uncharacterized protein LOC110659473 — protein sequence MLAAILSPSSATRVFTPTTLHKPPTTFSFLRPFSLPLSASRFQVRAMADSASAPFKKIAIHRDDTTFDAYVVGKEDTPGIVVLQEWWGVDFEIKKHAVKISQLDPGFKALIPDLYRGKVGLDVAEAQHLMEGLDWQGAVKDIRASVNWLKANGSKKVGVTGFCMGGALSIASSVLVPEVDAVVAFYGVPTSELADPAQAKAPVQGHFGELDNFVGFSDVTAAKALEEKLKASGIPYEVHIYPGNAHAFMNRSDEGVKRRKSMGMPDEDEAAVELAWSRFKTWMTRYLSA from the exons ATGCTAGCAGCTATACTGTCACCATCATCGGCTACGCGAGTTTTCACCCCAACTACTCTACATAAACCTCCCACCACTTTCTCTTTTCTGCGACCATTTTCTCTTCCTCTCTCCGCTTCCCGGTTTCAAGTTCGTGCAATGGCTGACTCTGCCTCTGCCCCCTTCAAAAAAATCGCAATCCATAGAGACGATACT ACTTTTGATGCGTACGTGGTGGGCAAAGAAGATACTCCTGGGATTGTTGTGCTTCAAGAGTGGTGGGGTGTGGATTTTGAGATCAAGAAACATGCTGTGAAAATATCCCAACTGGACCCTGGGTTTAAGGCGCTTATCCCTGA TTTATATCGAGGAAAGGTAGGCTTGGATGTTGCTGAAGCTCAACATTTGATGGAAGGCCTTGATTGGCAAGGCGCAGTTAAGGATATCCGTGCTTCTGTTAATTGGCTCAAGGCTAATGGTTCAAAGAAG GTAGGAGTAACTGGATTTTGCATGGGAGGTGCTCTTTCAATTGCAAGTTCTGTCTTGGTTCCAGAGGTTGATGCAGTTGTCGCATTTTATGGTGTTCCTACATCAGAGCTTGCAGACCCTGCCCAGGCTAAGGCACCTGTTCAGGGTCACTTTGGAGAGCTCGATAACTTTGTTGGTTTTTCAGATGTGACG gcaGCCAAGGCTTTAGAGGAAAAGCTGAAAGCATCAGGAATTCCTTATGAAGTACACATTTATCCAGGCAATGCACATGCTTTTATGAACAGGTCTGATGAAGGCGTTAAGAGGAGGAAGAGCATGGGAATGCCTGATGAAGATGAAGCTGCTGTTGAGCTGGCATGGTCTCGCTTCAAAACCTGGATGACTCGCTACTTATCTGCATAA